Proteins co-encoded in one Longimicrobium sp. genomic window:
- a CDS encoding GTPase domain-containing protein, with the protein MSLVNYSTREITSKIVYYGPGRSGKTTNLQYIYGQVPEDRRGRMVSLATETDRTLFFDFLPLDLGTISGFQTRFQLYTVPGQVYYDATRKLVLQGADGVVFVADSQRAQAEENIESFRNLQVNLLEQGVDPRQIPIVLQYNKRDLPDVMSVEEMDDLLNYRDLPRYEARALAGAGVFDTLRGISEQVLRRLSQRFGRGVTAAT; encoded by the coding sequence ATGTCCCTGGTCAACTACTCCACCCGCGAGATCACCTCGAAGATCGTGTACTACGGTCCGGGGCGCTCGGGGAAGACCACCAACCTGCAGTACATCTACGGCCAGGTGCCCGAGGACCGGCGCGGGCGGATGGTTTCGCTCGCCACCGAGACCGACCGCACGCTCTTCTTCGATTTCCTGCCGCTGGACCTGGGAACCATCTCCGGCTTCCAGACGCGGTTCCAGCTCTACACCGTTCCCGGCCAGGTCTACTACGACGCCACCCGCAAGCTCGTCCTGCAGGGCGCCGACGGCGTGGTCTTCGTGGCCGACAGCCAGCGCGCGCAGGCCGAGGAGAACATCGAGAGCTTCCGCAACCTGCAGGTGAACCTGCTGGAGCAGGGCGTCGACCCGCGGCAGATTCCCATCGTCCTGCAGTACAACAAGCGCGACCTCCCCGACGTGATGAGCGTGGAGGAGATGGACGACCTGCTGAACTACCGCGACCTGCCGCGCTACGAGGCGCGCGCGCTGGCCGGCGCCGGCGTGTTCGACACGCTGCGGGGGATCAGCGAGCAGGTGCTGCGCCGCCTCTCGCAGCGCTTCGGCCGCGGCGTCACCGCGGCCACGTAG
- a CDS encoding roadblock/LC7 domain-containing protein, with translation MRRADLAQFVGALSPPVERFAREAALRLVLLINESGQVLAQRGFARALDVMGVAALGAGIHASSHALAVMLGEGGFRHLHQGGAQAQVFIGPFRTPAEDLIAIAVFGDDSSIGLVQVFFDEFVREVAALPGWSQTRPTADARSFERDLEAGLETIFGGEAEGAAAGPGV, from the coding sequence ATGAGGCGCGCCGACCTCGCGCAGTTCGTCGGCGCGCTCTCACCGCCGGTGGAGCGCTTCGCGCGCGAGGCGGCGCTGCGCCTGGTGCTCCTGATCAACGAGAGCGGCCAGGTGCTGGCGCAGCGCGGCTTCGCGCGGGCGCTGGACGTGATGGGGGTGGCCGCGCTGGGCGCCGGCATCCACGCCTCCTCCCACGCGCTGGCGGTGATGCTGGGTGAGGGCGGGTTCCGCCACCTGCACCAGGGCGGTGCCCAGGCGCAGGTGTTCATCGGCCCGTTCCGAACGCCGGCCGAGGACCTGATCGCCATCGCCGTGTTCGGCGACGACTCGTCCATCGGGCTGGTGCAGGTGTTCTTCGACGAGTTCGTGCGCGAGGTGGCCGCGCTCCCCGGTTGGAGCCAGACGCGGCCCACGGCCGACGCCCGCTCGTTCGAGCGCGACCTCGAGGCGGGGCTGGAAACCATCTTCGGCGGTGAGGCGGAGGGCGCCGCCGCCGGGCCGGGCGTGTAG
- a CDS encoding roadblock/LC7 domain-containing protein has product MSAYAELLDRVNRVSGVRGSMVVALEDGLIVEEDLMVGVPGQAVAALVASIFRRAARSVRGAEFGHAQFVQVEADEGLLFAAAPPQLGDLLLVVIAEGWVNVGMVRLEAAKVVEALG; this is encoded by the coding sequence GTGAGCGCCTACGCCGAGCTGCTCGACCGGGTCAACCGCGTCTCCGGCGTCCGCGGCAGCATGGTGGTGGCGCTCGAGGACGGGCTGATCGTGGAGGAAGACCTGATGGTGGGCGTCCCCGGCCAGGCGGTGGCCGCGCTCGTGGCCTCCATCTTCCGCCGCGCCGCCCGCTCCGTACGGGGCGCCGAGTTCGGCCACGCGCAGTTCGTGCAGGTGGAGGCCGACGAGGGGCTCCTCTTCGCCGCCGCCCCGCCGCAGCTGGGCGACCTCCTCCTCGTGGTCATCGCCGAGGGGTGGGTGAACGTGGGGATGGTGCGCCTGGAGGCGGCGAAGGTCGTCGAGGCGCTGGGATGA
- a CDS encoding tetratricopeptide repeat protein yields the protein MSATPQQVRQWSDEVAADPGSPAFLPLAEHYRSLGKADAAMRLVLRGLERHPHDVEAHYLLGLLYQDAGDAVRAFDEWDIALALAPEHHDARRQIGFLCLERGELDEAERHLERALESQFDDAEVRDALERILEARRGLRGRRGGPAPGRIAAGAAASGAPSPPTPVAPETVAATPSADGTAASGEAHEFDLLQRDLHALGGERGIVGAVMLDAQGFVVAGEMHVGGRDRGPEIAAILSPASDEAQRAVRHLKLGEWKGILVETAEVVVRLSPTPDGGMVAVAGRREVPMGWVLRVAARAREAAARFLGGGAR from the coding sequence ATGAGCGCCACCCCCCAGCAGGTGCGCCAGTGGAGCGACGAGGTGGCCGCCGACCCCGGCAGCCCGGCCTTCCTCCCGCTCGCGGAGCACTACCGCTCGCTGGGCAAGGCCGACGCGGCGATGCGGCTGGTGCTGCGCGGGCTGGAGCGCCATCCCCACGACGTGGAGGCGCACTACCTCCTCGGCCTCCTCTACCAGGACGCCGGCGACGCCGTCCGCGCCTTCGACGAGTGGGACATCGCGCTGGCGCTGGCCCCCGAGCACCACGACGCGCGGCGCCAGATCGGCTTCCTCTGCCTCGAGCGGGGCGAGCTCGATGAAGCCGAGCGCCACCTGGAGCGTGCGCTGGAGAGCCAGTTCGACGACGCCGAGGTCCGCGACGCGCTGGAGCGGATCCTCGAGGCGCGGCGCGGGTTGCGAGGACGGCGCGGAGGACCGGCCCCCGGCAGGATTGCGGCGGGCGCGGCGGCAAGCGGCGCCCCGTCTCCCCCGACTCCCGTGGCGCCGGAGACGGTCGCGGCGACCCCGTCGGCGGATGGGACGGCGGCGAGCGGGGAGGCGCACGAGTTCGATCTCCTCCAGCGCGATCTCCATGCGCTCGGCGGTGAGCGGGGGATCGTGGGCGCGGTGATGCTCGACGCGCAGGGGTTCGTCGTCGCCGGCGAGATGCACGTGGGCGGGCGCGACCGCGGGCCCGAGATCGCCGCCATCCTCTCCCCCGCCAGCGACGAGGCGCAGCGCGCCGTGCGGCATCTCAAGCTGGGGGAATGGAAGGGGATCCTGGTGGAGACGGCCGAAGTCGTCGTCCGCCTCTCCCCCACCCCCGACGGCGGGATGGTGGCCGTGGCCGGGCGCCGCGAGGTGCCGATGGGATGGGTGCTGCGCGTGGCCGCCCGCGCGCGCGAGGCCGCGGCGCGCTTCCTGGGCGGAGGCGCCCGGTGA
- a CDS encoding DUF4388 domain-containing protein has translation MAIEGPLRELALSDVFQLLDLSRKTGVLTITQEGRRRPAVVRFDRGGVTGAELGEPHERIGHLLVRAGKATERHIDAAREIQSRQPGRPLGEILVEMGVLGVQDVRRQLRFQIEEAVYALIQWKDGYFRFEEGPAGQNGAIFVRVPTESLLMEAARRVDEWSTLESKIPSVEVIPALVSDSPEGPTLDLHPSEWEVLAEIDGERTLKEIAASLGRAEFEIAKIVYGLVTTGIVEILEERAEETAGPAMERPLRDALGEAKLALSDGHADRARRLLDELSHAHAGHPEIWLLLAQAQRKLGRWGEAVASLARAAALDPLAALTHYELGFAAAHTGDMHRARDAWATYLRLEDGDAERREKAQTAIAAADALLSTMGEEAG, from the coding sequence ATGGCGATCGAAGGCCCGCTTCGCGAGCTCGCGCTGAGCGACGTGTTCCAGCTGCTGGACCTGTCGCGCAAGACCGGCGTGCTCACCATCACCCAGGAGGGGCGCCGCCGCCCGGCCGTGGTGCGCTTCGACCGCGGCGGCGTGACCGGCGCCGAGCTGGGCGAGCCGCACGAGCGCATCGGCCATCTCCTCGTCCGCGCGGGTAAAGCGACGGAGCGGCACATCGACGCCGCGCGCGAGATCCAGTCGCGGCAGCCGGGCCGCCCCCTGGGCGAGATCCTGGTGGAGATGGGCGTGCTGGGCGTGCAGGACGTCCGCCGCCAGCTGCGCTTCCAGATCGAGGAGGCCGTCTACGCCCTGATCCAGTGGAAGGACGGCTACTTCCGCTTCGAGGAGGGCCCGGCCGGCCAGAACGGCGCCATCTTCGTGCGCGTGCCGACCGAGAGCCTGCTGATGGAGGCGGCGCGGCGGGTGGACGAGTGGAGCACGCTTGAGAGCAAGATCCCCAGCGTGGAGGTCATCCCCGCGCTCGTCTCCGACTCTCCCGAAGGCCCCACCCTCGATCTCCACCCCTCGGAGTGGGAGGTGCTGGCGGAGATCGACGGCGAGCGCACGCTCAAGGAGATCGCCGCGTCGCTGGGCCGCGCGGAGTTCGAGATCGCCAAGATCGTCTACGGGCTGGTGACCACGGGGATCGTGGAGATCCTGGAGGAGCGCGCGGAGGAGACGGCCGGCCCGGCGATGGAGCGCCCGCTGCGCGACGCGCTGGGCGAGGCCAAGCTGGCGCTGAGCGACGGCCACGCCGACCGCGCCCGCCGCCTGCTCGACGAGCTGTCGCACGCGCACGCCGGCCACCCGGAGATCTGGCTCCTCCTGGCGCAGGCGCAGCGCAAGCTGGGGCGCTGGGGAGAGGCCGTCGCCTCGCTGGCCCGCGCGGCGGCGCTGGACCCGCTGGCGGCGCTGACGCACTACGAGTTGGGCTTCGCGGCCGCGCACACCGGCGACATGCACCGCGCCCGCGACGCCTGGGCCACGTACCTGCGCCTGGAGGACGGCGACGCCGAGCGCCGCGAGAAGGCGCAGACCGCCATCGCCGCCGCCGACGCGCTGCTGTCCACCATGGGCGAGGAGGCGGGATGA
- a CDS encoding tetratricopeptide repeat protein → MPELQDLSPAAHEPRPPHSERDLRILRGFAQRIDAADAGAHNNLGVLYFNKALYEEAIQQFQRALAIDPKMVVAQRNLEIAYFATGWYDRMISELRERLREDPTDAEARTRLATAYLNTGDHAGAVAELKRVLAQDPDDLGVLIQLGQAEKAGGNFEAAMTWFLRALDHDPDSAVLHFYVGELYYNRGLNDEALRELTRAVELNPDLADAHHVLAFVYGDMQDMERARAESRTAMQLNPHFAKAQANLSLDRYNTARYQELVGGRVRRPEVAQGEKLAHYNLGIAFRQKGLYDEALREFARALEQAEEPALVRQAMAEVYLLQGKASQALDLYDRLLAEDERSPKLWNERGVCLHQTGDVDSAETSYRRALESDPGYSLAWNNLGVVRLHRGDDAGADEAFTQAVSLRPEFVDAWCNRGLMYLRRARHGAALDAYRAALRASPDAAAAWNGIGAVLMETRRYEEARNAFVRSVEADPNYAEARYNLSFVLSNLGDFEGALRETKRALELNPYYTTPRYKLAIDVQFEYAEVLAPELDAAERISGDAGVESFTFDDQALDQIFSELAPQPAAAAAPATPPAAADAFALAEDYLSKGLLDRALGEVRRVAVAGADPVQAALLTAQIFLRQGLEGEALERFDSAIARLEAHEWGPDHARAWSGRARALLRLGRLADAREAAETVREHDPDRVENLQVLGEALLGEGEGTEAVRVFSRAVELAPKDAGLLRNLGRAAIAAGKADDAERALKLAIRLDPDFVAARLELGRLYLDSGRTDDAVAEAQAALDVLPSYFEGALLLASSYRAGGRLGEAVDVLVDLLAGDPYHFDALLLLGQVLLDDGRRADARTAFTRILRFDPDRADALFHLGMVAAAERRFREAIEHWRQAVEADPDGPWAGPARDNIDTALDFASVFRTAAAPAGAD, encoded by the coding sequence TTGCCTGAGCTGCAGGACCTCTCCCCCGCCGCCCACGAGCCGCGCCCGCCCCACTCCGAGCGCGACCTGCGCATCCTGCGCGGGTTCGCGCAGCGCATCGACGCCGCGGACGCGGGCGCGCACAACAACCTGGGCGTCCTCTACTTCAACAAGGCCCTCTACGAAGAGGCCATCCAGCAGTTCCAGCGCGCCCTCGCCATCGACCCGAAGATGGTGGTCGCGCAGCGCAACCTGGAGATCGCCTACTTCGCCACGGGGTGGTACGACCGGATGATCTCGGAGCTGCGCGAGCGGCTCCGCGAAGACCCCACCGACGCCGAGGCGCGCACCCGCCTGGCGACGGCGTACCTGAACACCGGCGACCACGCGGGCGCGGTCGCCGAGCTCAAGCGCGTCCTGGCGCAGGATCCCGACGACCTGGGGGTCCTGATCCAGCTGGGCCAGGCGGAGAAGGCGGGGGGGAACTTCGAGGCGGCCATGACGTGGTTCCTGCGCGCGCTCGACCACGACCCCGACAGCGCCGTCCTCCACTTCTACGTCGGCGAGCTCTACTACAACCGCGGGCTGAACGACGAGGCGCTGCGCGAGCTCACGCGCGCCGTGGAACTGAATCCCGATCTCGCGGACGCGCACCACGTGCTGGCGTTCGTCTACGGCGACATGCAGGACATGGAGCGGGCGCGCGCCGAGAGCCGGACGGCGATGCAGCTCAATCCCCACTTCGCCAAGGCGCAGGCCAACCTCTCGCTCGACCGCTACAACACCGCGCGCTACCAGGAGCTGGTGGGCGGCCGCGTCCGCCGCCCCGAGGTGGCGCAGGGCGAGAAGCTGGCGCACTACAACCTGGGGATCGCCTTCCGGCAGAAGGGGCTCTACGACGAGGCGCTGCGCGAGTTCGCGCGCGCGCTGGAGCAGGCCGAGGAGCCCGCGCTGGTCCGCCAGGCCATGGCCGAGGTCTACCTCCTCCAGGGGAAGGCGTCGCAGGCGCTGGACCTGTACGACCGTCTCCTGGCGGAGGACGAGCGGAGCCCCAAGCTGTGGAACGAGCGCGGCGTCTGCCTGCACCAGACGGGCGACGTCGATTCGGCCGAGACGAGCTACCGCCGCGCGCTGGAGAGCGACCCCGGCTACTCGCTGGCGTGGAACAACCTGGGCGTGGTCCGCCTGCACCGCGGCGACGACGCGGGCGCGGACGAGGCGTTCACGCAGGCCGTGTCGCTGCGCCCCGAGTTCGTGGACGCGTGGTGCAACCGGGGATTGATGTACCTGCGCCGCGCCCGCCACGGCGCCGCGCTCGACGCCTACCGCGCCGCGCTGCGCGCCAGCCCCGACGCCGCGGCCGCGTGGAACGGCATCGGCGCGGTGCTGATGGAGACGCGGCGCTACGAGGAGGCGCGCAACGCCTTCGTCCGCTCGGTCGAGGCGGACCCCAACTACGCCGAGGCGCGCTACAACCTCTCCTTCGTCCTGAGCAACCTGGGCGACTTCGAGGGCGCGCTGCGCGAGACCAAGCGCGCGCTGGAGCTGAACCCGTACTACACCACGCCGCGCTACAAGCTGGCCATCGACGTCCAGTTCGAGTACGCCGAGGTGCTGGCGCCGGAGCTCGACGCGGCCGAGCGCATCAGCGGCGACGCGGGGGTGGAGAGTTTCACCTTCGACGACCAGGCGCTCGACCAGATCTTCAGCGAGCTGGCGCCCCAGCCCGCGGCGGCGGCGGCACCGGCGACCCCGCCCGCCGCGGCGGACGCGTTCGCGCTGGCGGAGGACTACCTGTCGAAGGGGCTACTCGACCGCGCGCTGGGCGAGGTCCGCCGCGTGGCCGTGGCCGGGGCGGACCCGGTGCAGGCGGCGCTGCTGACCGCGCAGATCTTCCTCCGACAGGGGCTGGAGGGCGAGGCGCTGGAGCGCTTCGACAGCGCCATCGCCCGGCTCGAGGCGCACGAATGGGGGCCCGACCACGCGCGCGCCTGGAGCGGCCGCGCCCGCGCGCTCCTTCGGCTGGGGAGACTCGCCGACGCGCGCGAGGCGGCGGAGACGGTCCGCGAGCACGACCCCGACCGCGTGGAAAATCTCCAGGTCCTGGGCGAGGCGCTGCTGGGCGAGGGCGAGGGGACGGAGGCGGTGCGCGTCTTCTCCCGCGCGGTGGAGCTGGCGCCGAAGGACGCGGGGCTGCTGCGCAACCTGGGGCGCGCCGCCATCGCCGCGGGGAAGGCGGACGACGCGGAGCGCGCGCTCAAGCTGGCCATCAGGCTCGACCCCGACTTCGTGGCCGCGCGGCTGGAGCTGGGGCGGCTGTACCTCGACAGCGGGCGGACGGACGACGCCGTGGCCGAGGCGCAGGCCGCGCTCGACGTGCTGCCGAGCTACTTCGAGGGCGCGCTCCTGCTCGCGTCCTCCTATCGAGCCGGGGGGCGGCTGGGCGAGGCGGTGGACGTGCTGGTCGACCTCCTGGCGGGCGATCCGTACCACTTCGACGCGCTCCTCCTCCTCGGCCAGGTGCTGCTGGACGACGGCCGCCGGGCGGACGCGCGCACCGCCTTCACCCGCATCCTCCGCTTCGATCCCGATCGCGCCGACGCGCTCTTCCACCTGGGGATGGTGGCCGCCGCCGAGCGCCGCTTCCGCGAGGCCATCGAGCACTGGCGGCAGGCGGTGGAGGCGGACCCCGACGGCCCGTGGGCAGGCCCCGCGCGCGACAACATCGACACGGCGCTGGACTTCGCCAGCGTCTTCCGCACCGCGGCGGCGCCCGCCGGCGCCGACTGA
- a CDS encoding chemotaxis protein CheC — protein sequence MTLDLRDLGAIQIDALREVSNMGAGHAATALSQMTNTRIMINVPRLQVTALEDVPDIMGNPEEVVAAVLMHMLGDLTGRTLLIFPRNSAMRLAEILLHRQPGSAHVFGELEQSAIKEAGNILSAAYMNALSDFMGLMLLPSVPSLVIDLCGAVLTTAYTNFGHERDFVFCIQTEFVMEGDEVVQGQFLLLPDVESLEIILQAIRLA from the coding sequence ATGACGCTCGACCTGCGGGACCTGGGGGCCATCCAGATCGACGCCCTCCGCGAAGTCAGCAACATGGGGGCGGGGCACGCCGCCACGGCGCTGTCGCAGATGACCAACACGCGGATCATGATCAACGTTCCGCGCCTGCAGGTCACCGCGCTGGAGGACGTGCCCGACATCATGGGCAACCCGGAAGAGGTCGTGGCCGCGGTGCTGATGCACATGCTGGGCGACCTGACCGGGCGCACGCTCCTGATCTTCCCGCGCAACTCGGCGATGCGGCTGGCGGAGATCCTCCTGCACCGCCAGCCCGGCAGCGCCCACGTGTTCGGCGAGCTGGAGCAGAGCGCCATCAAGGAGGCGGGGAACATCCTCTCCGCCGCCTACATGAACGCGCTGTCGGACTTCATGGGGCTGATGCTCCTCCCGTCCGTGCCGTCGCTGGTGATCGACCTGTGCGGCGCGGTGCTGACCACGGCGTACACCAACTTCGGCCACGAGCGCGACTTCGTGTTCTGCATCCAGACCGAGTTCGTGATGGAGGGCGACGAGGTGGTGCAGGGACAGTTCCTGCTGCTCCCCGACGTGGAGTCGCTCGAGATCATCCTCCAGGCCATCCGCCTTGCCTGA
- a CDS encoding chemotaxis protein CheA has translation MELSQYGELFLSESREHVSTINHLLLSLESDPGSKQVVEGVFRAVHTIKGMSATMGYRPVADLSHEMENLLDRIRHGRAQATPETIDLLFAACDALERAIELAVEESGDEPRIGALLTRLRAAAGDDVTFDIFAPQIELEPAPAREDDDAAEVEEGALSVRVQVAKEALLPGVRAFMALKRARELGEVSGLEPSEAALNEPEFNGTLRFVLRTETPALEVQGALLAIGEIGDVDVASHRAGEAVEGPSAEAADEGRTAAGAAGRARHIRVDLRRLDALMNQVGELVIARDRLRRLVDYETPELAETVDQASRLIGELQDEIMRARLAPVSQVFDRFPRLVRDAARSLGKKVDFVIEGKEIELDRSMLDEIGDPLVHLLRNSLDHGIEAPAERRAHGKPETGTLRLAAMRERSRIIIRVEDDGRGIQRERVIAKAVQAGLVSRDDAATLPDEEVHRLLTRPGFSTAETVTDVSGRGVGLDVVATRVRALGGMLEIFSEPGRGTAMTLQLPQTLAIVRALLVQQSGETYALPLTHVGETVHLLADEIGTVKGKKVAFLRDEVIPLLGLRQILHANGTPPEGAKRHAVILEVGEQRIGLEVDALMGQQEIVVKQFDATADTLRLFSGATILSDGRPALILDAGSVLAAAVNA, from the coding sequence ATGGAACTCTCGCAGTACGGGGAGCTCTTCCTCTCCGAGTCGCGCGAGCACGTCTCGACGATCAACCACCTGCTCCTGTCCCTGGAATCGGACCCGGGCTCGAAGCAGGTGGTGGAGGGGGTGTTCCGCGCCGTCCACACCATCAAGGGGATGAGCGCCACCATGGGCTACCGCCCGGTGGCGGACCTCTCCCACGAGATGGAGAACCTGCTCGACCGCATCCGGCACGGACGCGCGCAGGCCACGCCGGAAACGATCGACCTGCTCTTCGCAGCGTGCGACGCGCTGGAGCGGGCCATCGAGCTGGCGGTGGAGGAAAGCGGCGACGAGCCGCGCATCGGCGCGCTGCTCACCCGCCTGCGCGCGGCCGCGGGCGACGACGTCACCTTCGACATCTTCGCCCCGCAGATCGAGCTCGAGCCCGCCCCCGCGCGCGAGGACGACGATGCGGCGGAGGTCGAGGAGGGTGCGCTCTCCGTCCGCGTGCAGGTGGCGAAGGAAGCCCTCCTTCCCGGCGTGCGCGCGTTCATGGCGCTCAAGCGTGCCCGCGAGCTGGGCGAGGTCAGCGGGCTGGAGCCCAGCGAGGCCGCGCTCAACGAGCCCGAGTTCAACGGCACGCTGCGCTTCGTCCTGCGCACAGAGACGCCGGCGCTCGAGGTGCAGGGCGCGCTGCTGGCCATCGGCGAGATCGGCGACGTCGACGTGGCCTCGCACCGCGCGGGCGAGGCGGTGGAGGGGCCGTCGGCCGAGGCGGCGGACGAGGGACGGACCGCGGCGGGTGCGGCGGGGCGCGCGCGGCACATCCGCGTGGACCTGCGCCGCCTGGACGCGCTGATGAACCAGGTGGGCGAGCTGGTGATCGCCCGCGACCGGCTGCGGCGCCTGGTGGACTACGAGACGCCGGAGCTGGCGGAGACGGTGGACCAGGCCAGCCGGCTGATCGGCGAGCTGCAGGACGAGATCATGCGCGCCCGGCTCGCCCCGGTGAGCCAGGTGTTCGACCGCTTCCCCCGCCTGGTGCGCGACGCCGCGCGCTCGCTGGGGAAGAAGGTCGACTTCGTGATCGAGGGGAAGGAGATCGAGCTCGACCGCTCGATGCTCGACGAGATCGGCGACCCGCTGGTCCACCTCCTCCGCAACTCGCTCGACCACGGGATCGAGGCGCCGGCCGAGCGACGCGCACACGGCAAGCCCGAGACGGGCACGCTCCGCCTCGCCGCGATGCGCGAGCGCAGCCGCATCATCATCCGCGTGGAAGACGACGGCCGCGGCATCCAGCGCGAACGCGTGATCGCCAAGGCGGTGCAGGCCGGCCTGGTCTCGCGCGACGACGCGGCCACGCTCCCGGACGAGGAGGTGCACCGGCTGCTCACCCGCCCCGGCTTTTCCACGGCGGAGACGGTGACGGACGTCTCCGGGCGCGGCGTGGGGCTGGACGTGGTGGCCACGCGCGTGCGCGCGCTGGGCGGGATGCTGGAGATCTTCAGCGAGCCCGGCCGTGGCACCGCCATGACGCTGCAGCTGCCGCAGACGCTGGCCATCGTCCGCGCGCTCCTCGTCCAGCAGAGCGGCGAGACCTACGCGCTCCCCCTCACCCACGTCGGCGAGACGGTGCATCTCCTGGCGGACGAGATCGGCACGGTGAAGGGGAAGAAGGTGGCCTTCCTGCGCGACGAGGTGATCCCGCTCCTGGGCCTGCGCCAGATCCTGCACGCGAACGGAACGCCGCCCGAGGGCGCCAAGCGGCACGCGGTGATCCTGGAGGTGGGCGAGCAGCGGATCGGGCTGGAGGTGGACGCGCTGATGGGGCAGCAGGAGATCGTGGTGAAGCAGTTCGACGCCACCGCCGACACGCTGCGCCTGTTCTCCGGCGCCACCATCCTCTCCGATGGCCGCCCCGCGCTGATCCTCGACGCCGGCAGCGTGCTGGCCGCCGCGGTGAACGCGTAG
- a CDS encoding response regulator produces the protein MSQTVLICDDAIFMRTMIGDILTQAGFQIVAEAETGVQAVEKYRQFRPDLVTMDIVMPDMGGIDAVREIIKEDSTAKILMCSAMGQQALVIEAIQAGARDFVVKPFQPSRVLEAVQRVLG, from the coding sequence ATGAGTCAGACCGTGTTGATCTGCGATGACGCCATCTTCATGCGCACCATGATCGGCGACATCCTCACCCAGGCGGGCTTCCAGATCGTGGCCGAGGCCGAGACCGGCGTGCAGGCGGTGGAGAAGTACCGCCAGTTCAGGCCGGACCTGGTCACCATGGACATCGTGATGCCGGACATGGGCGGGATCGACGCCGTTCGCGAGATCATCAAGGAGGACAGCACCGCCAAGATCCTGATGTGCAGCGCCATGGGGCAGCAGGCCCTGGTGATCGAGGCCATCCAGGCCGGCGCGCGCGACTTCGTGGTGAAGCCGTTCCAGCCCAGCCGGGTGCTGGAGGCGGTGCAGCGCGTCCTGGGATGA
- a CDS encoding chemotaxis protein CheW, with translation MLPTDTEDVPAGSAALEDEAAEPERMVLFVVGEHRFAVPIGRIREIIPARPYTPLPGSGGHVCGLINLRGRIVTVVDLGARLGLPPASRIPEHSIVIVEHHAKLVGLAVEEVARIVAVDPGSLADSADVLRSLRIDRAYLRGVGEVDDEIFVAVEPDEIFEPILA, from the coding sequence ATGCTTCCCACCGACACCGAAGACGTTCCCGCCGGGTCCGCGGCGCTCGAAGACGAGGCGGCCGAGCCCGAGCGGATGGTGCTCTTCGTGGTGGGCGAGCACCGTTTCGCGGTGCCCATCGGCCGGATCCGCGAGATCATCCCCGCGCGGCCGTACACGCCGCTTCCCGGCAGCGGCGGCCACGTGTGCGGGCTGATCAACCTCCGCGGCCGCATCGTGACCGTGGTGGACCTGGGCGCCCGCCTGGGCCTTCCTCCCGCCTCGCGCATCCCCGAGCACAGCATCGTGATCGTGGAGCACCACGCGAAGCTCGTGGGCCTGGCGGTGGAAGAGGTGGCGCGGATCGTGGCGGTGGACCCCGGCTCGCTGGCCGACAGCGCCGACGTCCTGCGCTCGCTGCGCATCGACCGCGCGTACCTGCGCGGCGTGGGCGAGGTCGACGACGAGATCTTCGTCGCCGTCGAGCCCGACGAGATCTTCGAACCCATCCTGGCCTAG
- a CDS encoding RluA family pseudouridine synthase: MSPSPPTDGVTELVAGDDAGGRLDAWLAARLDVSRSRAAQWIEDGRVTLNGAPVRKKDPVAPGDRLAVSIPAPEPSDVAPEAIPLRIVWQDADLAVIDKPAGLVVHPAAGHRSGTLVNALLHEIGDLSGIGGVLRPGIVHRLDKDTSGLLLVAKNDEAHRVLSHDLKLREVKRAYLTACWGHLPQETASVDAPIGRHPTDRKKMGIVPGGRPARTHFRRLERWRAADLLRAELETGRTHQIRVHLLHLGHPVVGDATYAPGRAKGVSGPERGWAQAFARRVPRQFLHAAELRFRHPRTREELRFEAPLPPDLAAAAAWARETSGISLT, from the coding sequence ATGTCGCCGAGCCCGCCGACTGACGGGGTGACGGAGCTGGTCGCCGGCGACGACGCCGGCGGCCGGCTGGACGCGTGGCTGGCCGCGCGGCTCGACGTGTCCCGCAGCCGCGCGGCGCAGTGGATCGAGGACGGGCGCGTCACCCTCAACGGCGCGCCGGTCCGCAAGAAGGACCCGGTCGCGCCCGGCGACCGGCTCGCCGTCTCCATCCCCGCCCCCGAGCCTTCGGACGTCGCGCCGGAGGCCATCCCCCTGAGAATCGTCTGGCAGGACGCCGACCTCGCGGTGATCGACAAGCCCGCGGGGCTCGTGGTGCATCCCGCCGCCGGCCACCGCAGCGGCACGCTGGTCAACGCGCTGCTGCACGAGATCGGCGACCTGTCGGGGATCGGCGGCGTGCTGCGCCCGGGGATCGTGCACCGGCTGGACAAGGACACCTCGGGCCTCCTCCTCGTCGCCAAGAACGACGAGGCGCACCGCGTCCTCTCGCACGACCTGAAGCTGCGGGAGGTCAAGCGCGCGTATCTGACCGCCTGCTGGGGCCATCTCCCGCAGGAGACGGCGAGCGTGGACGCGCCGATCGGCCGCCATCCCACGGACCGCAAGAAGATGGGGATCGTCCCCGGCGGGCGGCCGGCGCGCACGCACTTCCGCCGGCTGGAGCGCTGGCGCGCGGCGGACCTGCTGCGCGCGGAGCTGGAGACGGGCCGCACGCACCAGATCCGCGTCCACCTCCTCCATCTCGGCCACCCCGTCGTCGGCGACGCGACCTACGCGCCCGGGCGGGCGAAAGGCGTCAGCGGCCCCGAGCGCGGCTGGGCGCAGGCGTTCGCCAGGCGCGTCCCCCGCCAGTTCCTCCACGCCGCCGAGCTGCGCTTCCGCCACCCGAGGACGCGCGAGGAGCTGCGCTTCGAGGCCCCGCTTCCCCCCGACCTCGCCGCCGCCGCCGCCTGGGCGCGGGAGACGAGCGGGATAAGCCTTACGTAG